The DNA region AGTTTCAAATAAACACTAAAATTAATTCATCATTGACACTTCAACGAGGAAAGCATTATTCCTAGACTATATAGgttgcattttctttttcaaatttagaCTCGTAACATCAAGTCAGCATACAAAAATCAAGTTTGACAAACACTAAAGAACAAATGGTGGGTGGGTGGTAGTCCATTTGTTCGTAGTTGACATACCGTGATCAACATAGGAGCAAATGGCTTTGCATCTTTATCTTGATTTAAAGGTAATGATGGATAGCTAATTTCGAGAACTCGGAATCTAATCTGTGGCAATAAGAATCAATTTTATTCATGTAAATTCCATAATAAATGAGGGAGGTAAAGAAGGCATCAAATTAGACTGTATCACAACCTCATCTGTACCATCTATAGGATATTTTTCTCCTTCATACTCCCATATCCACCTGACCTGGTTCCTGAAATGGTAAAATGGGAAATGTAGtttattatcaacaaaagaatattttattatttgatcaGATTTTTGCACTCCAAAGGTCACCCTACAAGATAGTTTCAAAGGATAAATATGTACCTGCTTTCAGGATCAGGCTCAGAATGTGAAGGATTCGGCATCAAAACAGCTGGTACATAGATGTCATCAAAAAATCCAAGTGATACTACAAAACATAATTGTATAGATTACAGATTAGTATACTAGCTCCCTTAGAAGTAATTGCCAGGCTCAAAACATATCTCTAAATAGCAAGGTAGAAAGCATAGGTTAAGACACTAAATATAgactatataagtaatatactTTTGCATatgtttttaaaacaaatttccTTGAAAGAGAAAAACATTATCAAATCGGATCAGTGAGTCGATCTGTAAATAAAGTAGCAAACATTTTGTACTTGTGCTTTAGAAGGAATGTGCTCTGTGAAAATGTCACTAATCAACTTAAAGAAACTACTATGTATTACACCAAGGAAATTGTTACTGACTCTATGGAAGACAACATATCGGCCAAGCACAAGCACCTTCATATAGAGGTTGCTCCAAATTAGTCAAAAAGAACTTAGACCAACACAGAAAATAAATAGCCACCAAACTACTTATTccataatatgctaatctaGAGACTGATTTTCAGAATAATCAGGAAACTGCACTTACACAATGCACCCCCAACCTTCACCCTAGTTGGCATTTATTGGTTATTTGGCATGCTTTAATGTAATTTGGAAGACAACATTAACCTGCAGTGTCTATCATTAGTCAACTGCCTATTCTATGAATGCAAAGGTTAATGATTAACGTCCTATTACTTTTCACTTCACTATAAGCCTGTGTTCAACTTATCACATATTGTCTCCATACAGATATGACTCAACAACATGCATATATCCACATGCAATAAGAATGGAATCATATTGTTAATGTGTTTGTAACCCATACAGCGTAAACCCTGTGCATTGGATTCTTTTAGCCTTGCTGCTATGACCTCTCCCCTAAACGGGCGAAAGATTATCAATCTGAATTTCACCTGCAACAAAACCATGTTTATTTAGGATTTATTAAATATGGATATAAGCGATTCAACTATATGGAATtcgccaaagactttgtggtctagtggcacccggttgcacccccaaatgggagggggtgggttcgagcctcagtggaggcgatattggctctttgtgcttcatttggttgagaaaagtagctatgaacagatactacattgtaacagagtcaatagtactcaaaaaaaaaaaaaaaaaactatatggAATTCTATACAAGATGCAATCAAAAGTATAGGGTTTAGCTATCAAATATGAGACTTTCTAATCTAATGCT from Ipomoea triloba cultivar NCNSP0323 chromosome 6, ASM357664v1 includes:
- the LOC116023805 gene encoding DNA-directed RNA polymerase III subunit RPC8-like, translated to MFYLSEIEHTLRLPPHLLNLALNEAIKGELEGLFVDKVIAQLGLCISVYDIRSIDGGFIFPGDGASTYTVKFRLIIFRPFRGEVIAARLKESNAQGLRLSLGFFDDIYVPAVLMPNPSHSEPDPESRNQVRWIWEYEGEKYPIDGTDEIRFRVLEISYPSLPLNQDKDAKPFAPMLITGSLDADGLGPVSWWV